The following are from one region of the Bradyrhizobium septentrionale genome:
- a CDS encoding alpha-2-macroglobulin family protein codes for MIGLVRAAAVCAALVLGLVSAQMSAQAADKAFKRDDLADSAIKLEAQIKSEAGAVNKSAATLRTDADSAFKRNDFRGGLQILGQIAAATPEDGANWLRLARTVFQIRSASSSEQTFLMERASTAAYIAYQRAGNAGEEADALAVLGKALAERKLWRPALDALRMSLDLREVADVRGQYEKMRDEHGFRLLDYTVDSDAASPRACFQFSEELAKRVDFAPYLALAGTDKPALSAEGQQLCVDGLKHGERYNINLRAGLPSTVKETLPKSAEFNIYVRDRKPFVRFTGRAYVLPRTGQRGIPVVSVNTPAVTVDVFRIGDRNLINTVIDSDFQGTLSRYQLSDLGDQRGVKVWSGELATATTLNQDVVTAFPVDQALGDLQPGVYVMTAAAKGPGTDDDGTLATQWFIVSDMGLSAFSGNDGIHVFVNSLASTEPVAGAEVKLVARNNEILASRKTDAAGHVLFEQGLARGEGGLSPALLTVTGEKADYAFLSLKTNAFDLTDRGVAGRAIPAGADAFVYAERGVYRSNETVYLTALLRDGQGNALTGTPLTMVIERPDGVEFRRTVLPDQGAGGRMLAVALNSAVPTGTWRARVFTDPKGSSVGETTFMVEDYIPERVEFDLTSKEKMIKAEVPVELQVSGHFLYGAPASGLQLEGDMLVAPAAAGRPGYAGYQFGVDDEQTASNERTPIEDLPEADANGAATFPVKLEKVPTSTRPQEAQIFIRMAETGGRSVERKIVLPVAPVASLIGVKPLFGDKSVAEGDKAEFDVVFVAPDGKQLPRNGLRHELLKLESRYQWYRQNSSWNYEPVKSTRRVADGDVNLAADKPMRLSFQPQPGRYRLDVKSTDADGPVTSVQFDVGWYSDGSADTPDLLETSIDKPEYQSGDTLTVSVNARTSGKLTVYVLGDRLLTTQSVDVKEGTQQVKLPVGKDWGTGAYVMTTLRRPLDAAAGRMPGRAIGLKWFGIDKKTRTLAVELSPPALVRPGSTLKIPVKLGGLNPGEDAKVVLAAVDVGILNLTNYKPPAPDDYYLGQRRLTAEIRDLYGQLIDGMQGTRGQIRSGGDAAGAELQGSPPTQKPLALYSGIVTVGPDGTAEVSFDIPEFAGTARVMAVAWSATKLGRANVDVIVRDPVVLTATLPRFLLTGDKGTISMDIDNVEGAAGDYAISVKASGPIKASGNPTTKVKLAAKQRSSLSLGLEAGGAGRADFDVDISGPNGLTLVRHYALDVKPATQVLARRSIRTLAKGESLTLTSDMFSDLVPGTGSVSISASLSTALDAASILKALDRYPYGCSEQITSRALPLLYVNDLAAGAHLAMDTAVDQRIRDAIERLLARQGSNGSFGLWSAGGDDAWLDAYVTDFLTRAREKGFAVPDVLFKNALDRVRNSVVNANEPEKDGGRDLAYGLYVLARNGAAPIGDLRYLADTKLNNLATPISKAQLAAALALVGDKARAERVYGAALDALNPKPVIEFGRVDYGSALRDAAALVSLAGEGNAPRTTLTQAVLRVEAARGLSPYTSTQENAWMVLAARALAKETLALDINGQPVKTAVYRSYKAEEMTGQPLRITNTGDAPVQAVVSVSGSPVTPEPAASNGFKIERAYYTLDGKPADVTKAKQNDRFAVVLKVTEAKPEFGHIMVADYLPAGLEIDNPNLVSSGDSGTLEWIEDGVEPKNTEFRDDRFTAAIDRGANDKSVFTVAYVVRAVSPGKYVLPQAYVEDMYNPSRYGRSGTGAVEVKPAK; via the coding sequence ATGATCGGATTGGTTCGTGCCGCCGCAGTCTGCGCCGCGCTGGTGCTTGGCCTGGTGAGCGCCCAAATGAGCGCCCAGGCCGCGGACAAGGCCTTCAAGCGCGACGATCTCGCCGATTCCGCGATCAAGCTGGAGGCCCAGATCAAGAGCGAGGCCGGCGCCGTCAACAAATCGGCCGCGACCCTGCGCACCGATGCGGACTCAGCCTTCAAGCGCAATGATTTCCGCGGTGGGCTGCAGATCCTCGGCCAGATCGCCGCCGCCACGCCGGAGGACGGCGCCAATTGGCTGCGGCTCGCCAGGACCGTGTTCCAGATCCGCTCCGCCAGCTCCAGCGAACAGACCTTCCTGATGGAGCGCGCCTCCACGGCCGCCTACATCGCCTATCAGCGGGCCGGCAATGCCGGCGAGGAGGCCGACGCGTTGGCCGTGCTCGGCAAGGCACTTGCCGAGCGCAAGCTGTGGCGCCCGGCGCTGGATGCGTTGCGGATGTCGCTCGACCTGCGCGAGGTGGCCGATGTCCGCGGCCAGTACGAGAAGATGCGCGACGAGCACGGCTTCCGGCTGCTCGATTATACCGTCGATTCCGACGCGGCCTCGCCGCGGGCCTGCTTCCAGTTCTCCGAGGAACTGGCCAAGCGCGTCGACTTCGCGCCTTACCTCGCACTGGCCGGCACCGACAAGCCGGCGCTGTCAGCGGAAGGCCAGCAGCTCTGCGTCGACGGGCTGAAGCACGGCGAGCGCTACAACATCAATCTGCGCGCCGGCCTGCCGTCGACGGTCAAGGAGACCCTGCCGAAATCGGCCGAGTTCAACATCTATGTCCGCGACCGCAAGCCGTTCGTGCGGTTCACGGGGCGGGCCTATGTGCTGCCGCGGACCGGGCAGCGCGGTATCCCGGTGGTCAGCGTCAACACGCCGGCGGTCACGGTCGACGTCTTCCGGATCGGCGACCGCAACCTGATCAACACGGTGATCGACAGCGACTTCCAGGGCACGCTGAGCCGCTACCAGCTCTCCGATCTCGGCGACCAGCGCGGCGTCAAGGTGTGGTCCGGCGAGCTTGCGACCGCCACCACGCTGAACCAGGACGTCGTCACGGCGTTTCCGGTCGACCAGGCGCTCGGCGACCTGCAGCCGGGCGTCTATGTCATGACAGCCGCGGCCAAGGGGCCGGGCACCGACGACGACGGCACGCTGGCGACGCAATGGTTCATCGTCTCCGACATGGGCCTGTCGGCGTTCTCCGGCAATGACGGTATCCACGTCTTCGTCAACTCGCTGGCCTCGACGGAGCCGGTCGCTGGCGCCGAGGTAAAGCTGGTCGCCCGCAACAACGAGATCCTGGCCAGCCGCAAGACCGATGCGGCCGGCCATGTGCTGTTCGAGCAGGGGCTGGCCCGCGGCGAGGGCGGGCTGTCGCCGGCGCTGCTCACGGTGACGGGCGAGAAGGCCGACTACGCCTTCCTGAGCCTGAAGACCAACGCCTTCGACCTCACCGACCGCGGCGTCGCGGGCCGGGCGATCCCGGCCGGCGCGGACGCCTTCGTCTATGCCGAGCGCGGCGTCTACCGCTCCAACGAGACCGTCTACCTGACCGCGCTGCTGCGCGACGGCCAGGGCAACGCCCTGACCGGGACGCCGCTGACCATGGTGATCGAGCGCCCCGACGGCGTCGAATTCCGCCGCACCGTGCTGCCCGACCAGGGCGCCGGCGGCCGCATGCTGGCCGTCGCCTTGAACTCGGCGGTGCCGACCGGCACCTGGCGAGCCCGCGTCTTCACCGATCCCAAGGGCTCCTCGGTCGGCGAGACCACCTTCATGGTCGAGGATTACATCCCCGAGCGGGTCGAATTCGATCTGACCAGCAAGGAGAAGATGATCAAAGCTGAAGTTCCAGTGGAACTTCAGGTCTCGGGCCATTTCCTCTATGGCGCACCGGCCTCGGGCCTGCAGCTCGAAGGCGACATGCTGGTGGCGCCGGCGGCGGCCGGCCGGCCCGGCTATGCCGGCTACCAGTTCGGCGTCGACGACGAGCAGACCGCGAGCAACGAGCGGACCCCGATCGAGGACCTGCCGGAGGCCGACGCCAATGGCGCGGCCACCTTCCCGGTCAAGCTCGAGAAGGTGCCGACCTCGACCCGGCCGCAGGAGGCCCAGATCTTCATTCGGATGGCGGAGACCGGCGGCCGCTCGGTCGAGCGCAAGATCGTGCTGCCGGTGGCCCCGGTGGCCTCGCTGATCGGCGTCAAGCCGCTGTTCGGCGACAAGAGCGTGGCCGAGGGCGACAAGGCCGAGTTCGACGTCGTGTTCGTCGCGCCCGACGGCAAGCAGCTGCCGCGCAACGGGCTGCGCCACGAGCTGCTGAAGCTGGAGTCGCGCTACCAGTGGTACCGGCAGAATTCGTCCTGGAACTATGAGCCGGTCAAGTCGACCCGCCGCGTTGCCGATGGCGACGTCAACCTTGCGGCCGACAAGCCGATGCGCCTGAGCTTCCAGCCGCAGCCCGGCCGTTACCGGCTCGACGTGAAATCGACCGACGCCGACGGTCCCGTGACCTCGGTGCAGTTCGATGTCGGCTGGTATTCCGACGGCAGCGCCGACACGCCCGACCTGCTCGAAACCTCGATCGACAAGCCGGAATATCAATCCGGCGACACCCTGACCGTGTCGGTCAATGCGCGCACCTCAGGCAAGCTCACCGTCTATGTGCTCGGCGACCGCCTGCTGACGACCCAGAGCGTCGACGTCAAGGAAGGCACCCAGCAGGTCAAGCTCCCGGTCGGCAAGGACTGGGGCACCGGCGCCTATGTGATGACGACGCTGCGCCGTCCGCTCGATGCCGCCGCCGGGCGCATGCCCGGTCGCGCGATCGGGCTGAAATGGTTCGGCATCGACAAGAAGACCCGCACGCTTGCCGTCGAGCTGTCGCCGCCCGCATTGGTGCGGCCCGGTTCGACGCTGAAGATTCCGGTCAAGCTCGGCGGGCTCAATCCCGGCGAGGATGCCAAGGTGGTGCTGGCCGCGGTCGACGTCGGTATTCTCAATTTGACCAATTACAAGCCGCCGGCGCCGGACGACTACTATCTCGGCCAGCGCCGTCTGACCGCCGAGATCCGCGACCTCTATGGCCAGCTGATCGACGGCATGCAGGGCACCCGCGGCCAGATCCGCAGCGGCGGCGACGCCGCCGGTGCCGAGCTGCAGGGTTCGCCGCCGACGCAGAAGCCGCTCGCGCTCTATTCCGGCATCGTCACGGTCGGCCCTGATGGCACTGCCGAAGTGAGCTTCGACATCCCCGAATTCGCCGGCACGGCGCGGGTGATGGCGGTGGCGTGGAGCGCCACCAAACTCGGCCGCGCCAATGTTGATGTGATCGTGCGCGATCCCGTGGTGCTGACCGCGACGCTGCCGCGCTTCCTGCTGACCGGTGACAAGGGCACCATCAGCATGGATATCGACAATGTCGAAGGCGCCGCCGGCGACTACGCGATCAGCGTCAAGGCGAGCGGACCGATCAAGGCCTCGGGCAATCCGACCACGAAGGTGAAGCTGGCCGCCAAGCAGCGCTCATCGCTGTCGCTCGGCCTCGAGGCCGGCGGCGCGGGACGCGCCGATTTCGACGTCGACATTTCGGGGCCGAACGGGCTGACGCTGGTGCGTCACTATGCGCTCGACGTCAAGCCCGCGACCCAGGTGCTGGCGCGTCGCTCGATCCGCACGCTGGCGAAGGGCGAGAGCCTGACGCTGACCTCGGACATGTTCTCCGATCTCGTCCCGGGCACCGGCAGCGTCTCGATCTCGGCGAGTCTCTCGACCGCGCTCGATGCTGCCAGCATCCTGAAGGCGCTCGACCGCTACCCCTATGGCTGCTCCGAGCAGATCACGAGCCGCGCGCTGCCGCTGCTCTATGTCAACGATCTCGCCGCCGGCGCCCATCTCGCGATGGATACCGCGGTCGACCAGCGCATCCGCGATGCGATCGAGCGTCTCCTGGCGCGACAGGGCTCCAACGGCTCGTTCGGCCTGTGGTCGGCGGGCGGCGACGACGCCTGGCTCGACGCCTACGTCACCGACTTCCTGACCCGCGCCCGCGAAAAGGGCTTTGCGGTGCCTGACGTGCTGTTCAAGAACGCGCTCGACCGCGTCAGGAACTCGGTGGTCAATGCCAACGAGCCGGAGAAGGACGGCGGCCGCGATCTGGCCTACGGCCTCTACGTGCTCGCGCGCAACGGCGCGGCGCCGATCGGTGATCTGCGCTATCTCGCGGACACCAAGCTGAACAATCTGGCGACGCCGATCTCCAAGGCGCAGCTGGCGGCGGCGCTGGCGCTGGTCGGCGACAAGGCGAGGGCCGAGCGGGTCTATGGCGCGGCGCTCGATGCGCTGAACCCCAAACCCGTGATCGAGTTCGGCCGGGTCGATTACGGCTCGGCGCTGCGCGATGCGGCTGCGCTGGTCTCGCTTGCGGGCGAGGGCAATGCGCCGCGCACCACGCTGACCCAGGCCGTGCTGCGGGTCGAAGCTGCGCGCGGGCTCTCGCCCTACACCTCGACGCAGGAGAATGCGTGGATGGTGCTGGCGGCGCGCGCGCTCGCCAAGGAAACGCTGGCGCTCGACATCAATGGCCAGCCGGTCAAGACGGCGGTCTATCGCAGCTACAAGGCCGAGGAGATGACGGGCCAGCCGCTCCGGATCACCAACACCGGAGACGCACCCGTGCAGGCGGTGGTCTCGGTGTCGGGCTCGCCGGTCACGCCGGAGCCGGCGGCTTCCAACGGCTTCAAGATCGAACGTGCCTACTACACGCTCGACGGCAAGCCGGCCGACGTCACCAAGGCAAAGCAGAACGACCGCTTCGCAGTTGTCCTGAAGGTGACGGAAGCCAAGCCGGAGTTCGGCCACATCATGGTGGCCGACTATCTCCCGGCCGGGCTCGAAATCGACAACCCGAACCTGGTGTCATCGGGCGATTCCGGCACGCTCGAGTGGATCGAGGACGGCGTCGAGCCGAAGAACACCGAGTTTCGCGATGACCGCTTCACCGCGGCGATCGACCGGGGCGCCAACGACAAGTCGGTGTTCACGGTCGCCTATGTGGTGCGCGCGGTGTCGCCGGGCAAATATGTGCTGCCACAGGCCTATGTCGAGGACATGTACAACCCCTCGCGCTACGGCCGTAGCGGCACCGGTGCGGTTGAGGTCAAGCCGGCGAAATGA
- a CDS encoding YdeI/OmpD-associated family protein translates to MILRRPRATMPASIRRELDASGLMQAFNERPPYQRNDYLHWIARSVRAATKRKRIDQMLEELKAGGVYMRMEHRPRKRTR, encoded by the coding sequence GTGATCTTGAGGCGACCCCGCGCGACGATGCCGGCGAGCATCCGGCGCGAACTTGATGCCAGCGGCCTGATGCAGGCGTTCAACGAACGTCCGCCATATCAGCGCAACGACTATCTGCATTGGATCGCGCGCAGCGTGCGGGCCGCCACCAAGCGCAAGCGGATCGACCAGATGCTGGAAGAATTGAAAGCCGGCGGGGTTTATATGCGAATGGAGCACCGGCCGAGAAAACGGACGAGGTGA
- a CDS encoding SRPBCC family protein: MKIAVETIVAAPIADVWRAYTTPDDIKQWNAASDDWHTTAATVDLRAGGAFSSRMEAKDGSMGFDFAGTYTRVEALRLLEYSFGDRTAQVEFTPEAGGVKVQVSFDSEDTHSVEQQRGGWQAILDNFKRYVEAKRRS; encoded by the coding sequence ATGAAGATTGCCGTCGAAACCATCGTTGCCGCACCGATTGCGGATGTCTGGCGCGCCTACACCACGCCCGATGACATCAAGCAGTGGAACGCGGCCTCCGACGATTGGCACACCACCGCCGCGACCGTCGACCTGCGCGCCGGCGGGGCCTTCTCGTCGCGGATGGAAGCCAAGGACGGCAGCATGGGGTTCGATTTCGCCGGCACCTACACCAGGGTCGAGGCACTCCGGCTGCTCGAATATTCGTTCGGCGATCGTACCGCCCAGGTCGAGTTCACGCCCGAGGCCGGCGGCGTCAAGGTGCAGGTCTCCTTCGACAGCGAGGACACCCATTCGGTCGAGCAGCAGCGCGGCGGCTGGCAGGCCATCCTCGACAATTTCAAGCGCTACGTCGAAGCCAAGCGACGGTCCTGA
- a CDS encoding DUF992 domain-containing protein, which translates to MLYGTMRRTGHLIAFAACGAAVLTAPIRTTAAQEVQVGTLVCRGGPDTGFIVGPITNLDCVLHVDSAPDSRFVAAIRNLGVFIGDQDVALTWKVTGPVPWLGSDDFAGGYTHPSGAGVNVLAGGTNSLLTLTPSNEQNGAAQQVKIESLEIRPMGR; encoded by the coding sequence GTGTTGTACGGCACCATGCGTAGAACGGGTCATCTGATCGCCTTCGCCGCCTGTGGCGCAGCCGTCCTCACTGCGCCGATCCGAACCACTGCTGCACAAGAGGTGCAGGTCGGAACGCTTGTGTGCCGGGGTGGCCCCGACACCGGGTTCATCGTCGGCCCGATCACCAATCTCGATTGCGTATTGCACGTCGATAGCGCACCGGACAGTCGCTTCGTTGCGGCCATCCGGAATCTCGGCGTTTTCATCGGCGATCAGGACGTCGCATTGACCTGGAAAGTGACGGGACCAGTGCCGTGGCTCGGCAGCGACGATTTCGCCGGTGGCTACACCCACCCCAGCGGGGCCGGCGTCAACGTGCTGGCCGGCGGCACCAATTCCCTTCTGACGCTGACTCCGTCGAACGAGCAGAATGGGGCGGCCCAGCAGGTGAAGATCGAGAGCCTGGAGATACGGCCGATGGGTCGCTGA
- a CDS encoding cupin domain-containing protein: MIDALKVWQLGSASEIEGRISGSDSSVIVVDMPPGPGPALHRRPYAETFVVPEGRARFTIEGRDVEASAGSVVVAPPNAAHAFENPGPGRLLQVDIHASDRFITEWLAPEAERPPGAVAAPRERKT; this comes from the coding sequence ATGATCGACGCGCTAAAGGTCTGGCAGCTCGGATCTGCGAGTGAGATCGAGGGGCGGATCAGTGGATCCGACAGCTCGGTGATCGTCGTCGACATGCCGCCCGGACCGGGGCCGGCGTTGCATCGGCGCCCGTATGCTGAAACCTTCGTCGTGCCCGAGGGACGCGCGCGGTTCACGATCGAGGGCAGGGACGTCGAGGCCTCCGCCGGCTCGGTTGTGGTGGCGCCGCCGAATGCGGCCCACGCGTTCGAAAATCCCGGACCGGGCCGTCTCCTGCAGGTCGACATCCACGCCTCCGACCGTTTCATCACCGAATGGCTGGCGCCGGAGGCCGAACGCCCGCCAGGCGCGGTCGCCGCGCCGCGCGAGCGGAAGACGTGA